In the genome of Candoia aspera isolate rCanAsp1 chromosome 12, rCanAsp1.hap2, whole genome shotgun sequence, the window CCCAAGATTCTAAAGTGTTTTTTAAAGATAcccaacattattttaaaagcaggaaaTCCGTGTACTTATCAGGTTGAAAGCTGTTTCGAGTATTCCCACAGCAAAAATCCCTATTTTTAAAGGGACCTACTATGGCTTCTATGACTTATATCGGTTTCTCTCCCCTTTATGGAATTCACTCTTCTTTCAATATACCCCAAAGCTGTTTGTTAAAAATACACAGATGCTCCATCTTGTCATGCAAATACAGACAAGACTGTGTACGAGGCAATGTAACCCTAGATATGTCTCGCTAAGTTACAAGTTGCTACCAGGTGAATATTCAACTCGCTCTAGCAGAAACTTGTAAGCGTATCCTTCCTTTGCTCTTGAAGAATAAGTCTTGGCCAAGTTGCTTTCGTAGCCACTCTCAGCATAAACTTATTGTCATCACTAGGGCTTCAGCTATTCTCTAACTTTGACCGTTCTGGCTCAATGTGCAGTTTAGGAACTATTCACAATTAACTGAACATCCCTGGCTCTTAGCTTGAATCTTCAAATAAAAAGGTCCTAAGACTTCCTTCGCCTTTTTCTTACCTGCTGAAAACTGTCCTTCCTCAACTTCAAATGGCTGGATCTTTAAGTCAAAGATGTTTACTTTATAGCCAGGGATCACAATGATCGATTCTTCTTTTCGACACAAGTATGAATTCCCCAAGGTGGTTTCCCAGTAATTGAGAGAGTGATTTGTGGCCGATAGCGTGGCTGAAGAGGAACAAGGTGGTAGGTGAGGTTTGATGGTAACAACTGAACCACTTGTTTTCTTTATACAACAGCAGAAGAGTATATTTTGCAGTAAGCCTGTTTTGCAAGAGGGGGTTTATGTATCTGTGGTTGgctagcaagaaaagaaaaggagtcaAGGAAAAAGACTCCTAAATAACCTGGTCATATTTATAGAGAGTTGTTTTGTCCAATATAAATTTCCAGACATTTCTTCGTTTTGTTTAAATGCTTATGAGTTGCTTAATATGGCTATTAAAGATGGCTTGACAACATTCAAGTAACAAACTGATTTGTGGTTTTTTTGGGGCATTATTCAGTTACAAATGTTgtctgtttgggggggggggaagccaaaCAGGTCCCTAAGAACACTACCAGAGTCAATTTTAATAATAGCCCTGGAACTACAAGATTTTCAAGAAATAGCACAGAAAACATTACAGTGCATAAACTGTAAAGGACAGTTTGGAGATTATTTCAAAGCTCCAGCAGTTCAGTGCTAAAATGCAGTGCTGCAAGTTGCAGAAAGAAAGGCATTTTACCACCTTTATGCAAACCATTTCAGATGACTCTCTCTCCACCCAACCTGTTCTTGGTTTCCTGTTGTGCTGATGACTTATTGTAACCAGGTGCTGGGTGAGGAAAGAAAACTGCAATACCTTTAAGAGCCTGCTTGAGTTTACACCATTTTGTTTTGAAGGATTTATttcaagacattttaaaaaaaaaaagtgcaaactTTAAAAAGTCAGCCCAGTGTATGTACTCATGTGCTGCAGCAAgtctctcattaaaaaaaaaaaaaatctactggaTTGCAAGTGActaaaccagtttggtgtagtggttaaaggcaccaggctagaaactggcagatggggagttctagtccctccttaggcacaaagctagctaggtgaccttgggccagtccctctctctcagccctgggaagtaggcaatggtaaaccacttctgaaaaccttgccaagaaaaccgcaggggcttGTCCTGGCattctctgagaatcagacacgattgaatggattaaaaaaaagacaacctCTTACCATTTTTTGATCCAACTATAGCAATGTCCACCCCTTTCAGATAGAACTTTTCCGACGTTGCATTCCTCTGTTCAACAAAACGTAACCCAGTTACAGATACAGCTGAAATAACTTTACAGAGAATACTTTTCAGGGGAACCCAAGAGCAgagacatatatattttttttggcAGATTATGGGCTACCTTTAGTCTGAGACGTATCAATAATCAGGCGgcgcaggaaaaaaaaaatctatttattagatttttattaccGCCCCTCCCCCCAACAGGGATTCCAATTCCATGTCTTGCATGTTTGCTTCAATTCAGTTCACCGAATGCACCGAATCACTTCATGTTCACGTCTTTTTGTCACATGAAAAATTATACTTTGGTTATGTAACAAaacataattatataattatatcttTTTGCTTCCAGCACAAGGGCCAGTGTTGCCCTGTTTTTTCTTGCAGAGATTTCTTGTTCCACATCAACTTGCGTggggaaataaaggaaataaaacttAAACTAAATCAACTCATCAACTGGTACTCACCACAGCGAAGAGGAAATCAACCTTTTTGCTACCATCACTCAACTGAAGAGCAGCAGTTGTTTGGCCACAGTGACCACTGGCCAGCGTGGTGTTTGGATTAAAGTTAATAATCAGAGGAATCTGAAGGCAAAGGAAAAACAGCAGCTTTTCAGCTCCTTTAAAGCTGATGCTTCCACAATTCCTTCTGCATGTTTTATCACCCCCCACACAGATCTTTAAGGGTTTCTCTTAAGCTTCAGCTTCCTCACCAACTAATCAAATGATCTCCTGACTGATTCTTGCTGACCAGACACTATTGAACTGGGATGATGGATTCTTGTCTCACCATATGCATCTGTCATGGGTGGGAAGGCACAAATTAGATATTTGTCTCCTGGGGAACTCTAAACCTCTTTCAAAATTCACATTCCACCTTATTTAAAAAGCACATGATGGCTACAAACAATACTATAGCCAAGAAATGATGCCCATTGCCATAAAGATTCCATTTAACATAGTCATGTTAAAAAATTAACTAAAAGTCAGTGGAGAAAGCAAAAATCTTCTCCATTGAGAAAAATATAGAAGTCTGACATTTCTAAAAGGAGGGTGCTGCCTTTGTTTACTGATTTAAGAGAAATTTATTCTACTCTCTCCCACGATTAGTCAGCAAGGCATCTTACAGTCCCAAGGAATCAGGATTCACAGGCGCCAACACAACACCAAGACTTCAAGAAAGTGTGCTCCCTCTACTGGTGAGCTGTGCACCCTAATGCtgccaaatttatttttatgcatttaagAAGTTTATATGGCTGCTTAACTTGAACAACTGGATCTTTGGCTGGCGTGCAATCAGCAAAATCAACAGGTAAACCAGCATGGTTAAAAACGAAAGAAATTAATAAGCGATCATTTACACATTAACTTCCTGCTACGGCCTTTTCTTCTCCTCTAACCAAGCAGCTACAGTAAGTGAGAAGGAAAAGGGTTGAACTATCCATCTTTCATTTGATTTTACTCATCTATCTCTTCCATTAATGGTTCAGGTCAGGGAAAGGATTCTCGCTGCAGCTGGGAACACCAGGTTTGCCTTAAGTCTTCTTTTAGTGCTGACATCCCAGGCAGGGCTGAAATGAGCTTTTCAGCTTCTTCCTGAGGATCAGGTTGAGGctccacaccagtgtttctcaaccttggcaacttttaagatgtgtggacttcaactcccagaattctgggagtgaagtcATGAATGaagaagcatggctggctggggattctgggagttgaagtccacacgtcttaaagttgccaaggttgacaaatgCTGCTCTACGCATTCCTTTTGCCCCTTACTTTAGCATAACAGGAGAAAAGCCACACCCCTAAGACAACATTCGGCATTTTTTACCACCCAATTTCAGCCACATCATCTTAGGAAACTTTTGGAGATCTCAAAACTGGGGCTAAGTTCAGCCCATGGCTGGCTAGCTTCTATCTCTCTTTGAGGTGGATGCTATTAGCATAAACGCTGAAGCAAGAATCCACAACGCCCACAGGATAACCAAGACAGCATATATAATAAACCTGTTGAGTGATGTTCAGCTGCAAGCCCAAGTTTGCTAAAAGGCAGGTAACCTCGCCAGATTTGACTGTATAGCTCCCTGTGCCAGGTTTCTCCTCTGGTGGGACCGAGGGCGAAGGTGGTGAGGAAGGGCCCGTGGCATTTAAATCTGGGGTGCCAGCAGTGGAGACCAATTGGGCAGATCTGGCTTCCCCAACAACAGGAGAGCTGGTGGACATCGTAACGTCATTATCACAGAGTGTCTCTGGAGGGAAAAACAGAAAGTAGGCAAATTTGTGCACTTGAAACCAGATCCTGTTCCGAGTGCACCTATGTTTACTCCCTCAAAGCACTCTACCAAACCCAGTATTTCTCCATTGGAAGCCCTGCACATCCTGTTTTCCCAAACCTTGTGCGCTCTACCCATGCTTCCCATAAACTCTGGAggttatgggaattgaagtctaatGTTCAAGAAagtgccagattggggaagacaTTCAATTATATTACAGTGCTTTTGTCAGCATCCAGGTGAGTCAGCTAAAAAAGGATGAAGAAGTTCATCCCAGGAGCCCAAGACAATACCATAGGCGTGGCCAGCCCAAGATGCCTAGGGAGAGGAACAAGATGTTGCCCCTTTCACATCATGCTCAGTGGCTTCCTAGGCTGGGAGTTGAATTTTTCTTTAGTGCCATGAATGGACCTCCCATGTACCTCAAGGCAGCAACCTAGCTTAGAAGAAATAGACCAGGTCTTATGGCAGatggctccctcctcctcctcctccctccaccttgctgctagctCTTAACCTCTCCTGCCTGAGGGAACTGTCTCACCTAGCTCATGGTGGGGCCAACCCATCTCACTCAATCAGTTCCACAACTGCAGCAGTATCTCTTGCTAAGAGGAGTCATCTCCTCAGTAGTGTCCAACAGCAACTCTTGATTCTCAAGGCAGGAAATGTTTACTTTTTCAAATACGGGTGCTGGCCACTTTAATCAGCTTGCAAAACAGTTGGGAACTCCTGAGCTACTTACGTTGGCTACTCAGGCGCCCATCTTGAAGGAAAGCTTGCAGAGTGACATTCAGGAAAGTCTGGGTGACGTTGTCACTTTTCACAGCATCTTCAGTGCCACAGCTAAATGCTGTATTGAGCTTAACTGGATTCGCAGGAAAATTTGTAGAAACAGTAACTCGTTCTGCAAAGAAATCCACAAGTGCGGTCTAAGGCTCCCCAGATAAGGCTCGCAAATATTAAACCTCAAGAAGTCCCTTGGAGAATACTGGAGGCAAAGGAAAGGCAGATGGTGGCTCCCAGCTAGCCATCAGAGCTTGCAGACTACTAATCAGAGTGaacttaatgtgatgtgtgaatccagccaaggaAAATCACTTTCTGTTAAGAACCTGTTTCAAAGAAttgaaagggaaggaggaaggaagcacTTTTCCCTTACTTACACAAGAGAAATAGCCACAGCAGTGTCTCAAGTGTAAGAAGTGGATCAGGGAGACTTAGGTTAAGTTCCCACTCAACCCTCACAGGGCACTCATTGTATAGAACAAtgtttcccaaccatggcaactttaaggtatgtggacttcaactcccagaattctccatgctggctggagaattctgggagctgaagtccacatatcttaaagttgccaaggttgagaaacactggtgtaaaatGAGGAAATTCTCTCTCAGGCAGGCCAGCTTAAATTCTCAGGGAGAAGTAGCAATGCAATAAATAAAGCAACATGAAAGTTGAACAGTAAGAACTGTAGGGTTGTGCAAGATGGCATTGCCAGTTCAAATTTTTTTCAATAAGCCCAGAGTCTGGGAACACACCCCATATTTTTCCTCTTGACAAAACCTTTTGTACTTAACCTGAGTGCTTTATACTGCATTAAGCTGCCAAATTCTGCCTTTTGGGGATAGTTACGGGACCTTTCACATCCTTACGACACTCAACTTACAATTCATTCAGTTATTCTTTTACAAGACCGTTTCTGCTTCTTTCAAGCACCTTCTTGGGACCCTGAGATTGGAACTAAAAGGACACATGGTGGGCAAATAACATGATCGGAGCTGACGTGTCTTTTTAACTCCAACCCCCACGCAGAATGGGTatcaaacttttatttatttattttgcattttggagCATTTTAAAGGGGCAAAACAGGGACTTTTCAGTCTTGTAGATGTTTTAAAGTCAATGGTAGGAATAAGAAGAAAAGTCTTTCCTGCAGGAGCCTTTGGGGGAGTACCAATGCTCCCTGCACagggggttgggctgagaggactATTTGAGTCACCATGTGAACTTCTGTGgttgaaggtggactagaactcaggtctcctcactgccagtccaacaccttgaCAATTACAGggtagtccccagtttaagaacgagttccatTCCAAGGTCTGTCCTAATGTCGAATTTGTGTGTAAGCTGGAACCGTATTATATAATACTATAAAAGCAGCAGCACGCAGTGAACATAACCATTGTTTATTTAACTCAagtcattgtgtatttaactcaaattttgctacaACAGGCTCTATTCTTATCCACGGGTCGTCTGTAAACAGGCATTCTTAACCCGGAAACTAGGCAGTCCCCGAGTTAAGATCATCCGGGTTATGGACAATCCCTACTTAAGAACAGAGCCTATCATATACAGAATTCAAGTTATGTACACAATGGTTCAAGTTAAATACATAATATGACTTTCTAAATCTAAGTTTAAGATGTttctaactgatgctaaataactgccCCAGCTTACATCCAAATATGATGTAAGGAGAGACCTTGGGAATGGAACTTGTTCTCAAACCGGGGACTACCTACCAcctaaagcaggggtccccaacccctgggctggtaccggtccgtggcctgttaggaaccgggccgcacagcaggaggtgagcggtgggtgagtgaatttacagcccgagtgtttacagccgctccccattacTGCCTGaactctgcctcctgtcagagaaagcaagcccattggctgctatctccaaacagtgtgaagaaaaaagaataaaaggtcagaaaaagaggaagtgcttgaatcatcccgaaaccaccaCCCtctggtccatggaaaaattgtcttccacgaaactggtccctggtgccagaaaggttgggaaccgctggcCTGAAGCATGACGAGTCCTACATAGCCACGCCAAGCAACTTTAAAAGAAGCTGCAGTTTTCCAAAGACTGCACTGAATTCCAAAGGTTGCACAATTAACAAAATGACTACGCAAAGTGTGGCTGTGATCACACAGGAAGTTCAGCTATGCTGCTAGAAGGTACAACCCCAGCTGGTGCATGATCAAAAGAACTACACAGAACCCAAACCATCTGAAGCCCCAACACCTACCTTTCTTTTTAGCATCCGGAAACAACACGGTGTCTCCCGTGTTGTAGGTAAAGGTGGTGACTCCTTGATAGGTGTCTTTTGTTTTTGTGAAGTGGATGGCCCAAGAGTTTCCTTCCCCAAACTCAATCGAAAGGACAGGTCCACTGGTTTTATTGCCACAAGAGGTTCCAACGTAGCTCACGTCATCAGGTAGCATAAAAGTGGATGTTTTCTGAAAAAATGACAAATGCCATTCAGAAGCAGCACGTTTTAAGCTGAATATGCAAAAAGCCACCTATTAACTCTAAAAGCCACCCAAAGCACCCATGGTCAAAATTTAGTTGGGTGAAAAGAAATCTGGCTGGAATGTTACTAAGAGTAAGGCATGAATATTGAAGTTaaacctttcctttctctgtgggTTCTTAAGGCTGGggaaaaagtggtttccaagcaTGCAGGTAGCATTTCTCAGCAGTTCTTTAAGGCAGCTGTTGCTTTTCCTGGGGTTGTGTAACTGCCCTTGCAGGTTGCACAGACCCAGAAGACACAGCCACTTTAAACAACTGTAGGCAGATGGGACATATGCACCTCCTCTCCCCCAAGTGCCTTTTGGAATTAAATCCAACGAACTACACAGTCCTCTCAGCAGTTAAACAATTTCACAGAGGATTGCttaccagtgcttctcaaccttggcaacttgaagatgtgtggacttcaactcccagaattccccagccagctatgctggctggggaattctgggagttgaagtccacacatcttcaagctgtcatggttgagaagcactggtttagATCCTTGTATTTTCCAGGACATAGAACTGCCCCCATGTTGCCCGCCGCTAGCTtaaatactgggggggggggggagaaatataTGCTTACATATTCATCAGTTCCTTCGTACATTATTGAAAGTTTCAACATCCATTTTGCATACAGACAGGAGACGTTGGACTCATCTTTCACCTCCACATCCACTGCATAGGTCTGGAAAACAACTAGAATATTGTTCGCCCAGTAAGCCAGTGATACAATTAGTGCCAAAACGCCCACCAGCCTGTAATCACCCTGCTTTTATAAGTTACGATTATTTGATTTTCCTTTATTCCCATGGAATGTTTACATTCAGCATGATGTTTCAGGCAGCAAGTGCTGAATAGCTGAGAATTTACAGAGGAAAAGAGTCTTTGGGCTTTCTGCTTCTTGGAGAATTCAGATAAGCGTGCCTCTTGTACAAAGAGGCCCAGATTGGCTGTTTTTTTACCTTTTGTAAAAAGTTTACAGGAGAGAGGTAAAAAAGCAGACCTTATCTGGTCCTCCAACAAGAGCTTTTAGTCTGAGGTCACAATTGGTTTTTGACGGTATTCCTTGGGCAGGGGGGGAGAAAACAAACTGAATTTGTTTTATGTGAATTATGTATGAATTGCAAGAAAGAATAAAAGCCAAGTTTCATACAGTCATTATAATCTCTCTCCCTAAATTCATTTCTCTTTGTATTCAAGTTATAATTGTGTTTGAACTTTGGAAAGAAAGCTACTTGTTAATGAAAAAACTTTAGGAACAAAGTGCCACATAATTATCTTTCAGTCTTTCTGGTCAAAAACTGATTTTTATCCATGTTGATGAATATAACACCCACACTTCATTAACTATGAAAAAACACATCTCAGTGAAGATGCTGTCACAGAAACATTTGTGTTCTCACACTCCTTGGAAGGGGGGCTGAAAACTCAAGCACACTTCAAAAGTCTTCCAAACCCATTTTGTTTCAACCACCTAATTCTTAATAGATTGGATGCCACCACAGCAGGTTTTTAACTTGTGTAATTGCAACGCACATCAGGTCCCAGCCTGCCTTTCCCAGAAAAAACTCCTGACACAACACTTAACAAACAGGTTTAAATGCTGGTCTAACAGCAGTTAAACCTCTGCTACTGAGTGTCACACAGCTGGTTCCCCTGCTATTTTCATCTTTCACCAATGCAGCTTTTTAGCTTTGAATCTGGACAACATGGTGTAATGCTTGCAAGCTACACTTCCTGATGTACCACCCAAATACTGTAAAAGCATCTTCTTTCTCAATGCTTATTGAAGACAGAAATGGCATAGCTGTCTCCGTGAAAGCCTAGAAAGCACTGAAATTCCCAGAAGAATCAGCTACATATACCAGAGTTTGGACAGGGAAACAACTAGGCCTGAACAGTTGCTCATGCAGAGACCAAACACCTACCATCTACACACCTCAACAGAAGAATAATTGGCACTACCCCTTTCCTCAAAATGCAAAGCCAGGAAAGATTTACCCTACATGGAAAAATCAGCCATCTATACAATGCATTTATTACGACACCATGATTTTCATATATAGCCATCCACGAGGCAGGAAGTTTATTTCAGCCTTCATTAATCCGGTCTCAATCTTttgggattacaattcccagaaaCAAGTCTGCCAATACTGGCTGGGGATTCAGGGAGGTGTAGTCCCAAGACACTTGACTTAAACTACAAGAGATTCTTGTATTTGGGTAGGTTTTAGCAACCTATGTGTTTACCAGCCTTCTGTGAACTCATCCAGGATAGGCAATTCTCTTTGCATTTCTAGTTTGTAACTGAATCATAAATGGCAGCAGGATCCAGAATCAAGCTAGAAGAGAAGTCAGCGATTGAGCTTGTAGAAGATGGAAAGACTGTAAACCAGAGAGGAATGTTAGTTGTTGATGGTGTAACAGCTAGTCACAAACTACAGCCCTGTTTACAGCTTGTTAAATCACAGAAGTTGAACCCCACCAGGTATCCACACACACAGGGCTGCAATGGGGGGGAGCaaatggggcatgtgccccaggcaccctACTGGGCGCAGAATCCACATTTGCCCCCAGGCAGGCCCACATCTAGGGTCTCTGTCActgggggcaaacatggatttcacgcccattttggtgccccccagcactgcGCCCAGGGggcatgccctgcttgccccccccagttgcagccctggccccAGGTGACAGACCCTACTTGCAGgcctgcacacacagagagagcagATGACCCTCTTTATTCATATCCAGGATATGCTTGGTCATTTTCTTCTCCAACAGCTGAAGTTACTCCAGTCTAGAAACATTGCCTCCTTTTTCAACAAGGCTCAAACTTCCCTCCCCTTGTGCTGAGGAGCATCATCTTCACCTTACCCCACTTATGTGGCAGCACACCATTGCTTTTGACATGCTAAACCAAGTCAGACCCAGTTAGGATttggacaggagaccaccagaaatctCAGCTAGACTGGGGAGCTGAAAAATATTGGCCAGAAGAAGGCCATGACAAGTCAGCAGAAATCAAGCATTACCTTTATACTCTGGCTGCTATTCTTGCTTTTCAACATAGGTGGAAGATGTCGGATTGAGTAAGGCTGTCCTAGCCTACATATAATTCCACCCATCTTGTAATAGCACCTGTCTCCTCCTGGCTGAttccaaaaagctaagcaaggttgggccTGGTTGGTACTTAGAGACTACAAGAAATTCTAGGGCTACAACATAGCTTGGAAGTAGAATAAACAATCCAGAAACCATCAAA includes:
- the LAMP2 gene encoding lysosome-associated membrane glycoprotein 2 isoform X2 yields the protein MDTPRSRRRLTPPLLACLLLLPLLLDGLVVFQTYAVDVEVKDESNVSCLYAKWMLKLSIMYEGTDEYKTSTFMLPDDVSYVGTSCGNKTSGPVLSIEFGEGNSWAIHFTKTKDTYQGVTTFTYNTGDTVLFPDAKKKERVTVSTNFPANPVKLNTAFSCGTEDAVKSDNVTQTFLNVTLQAFLQDGRLSSQQTLCDNDVTMSTSSPVVGEARSAQLVSTAGTPDLNATGPSSPPSPSVPPEEKPGTGSYTVKSGEVTCLLANLGLQLNITQQIPLIINFNPNTTLASGHCGQTTAALQLSDGSKKVDFLFAVRNATSEKFYLKGVDIAPCSSSATLSATNHSLNYWETTLGNSYLCRKEESIIVIPGYKVNIFDLKIQPFEVEEGQFSAAQECSLDDDTILIPIIVGAALAGLIVIIVTTYLIGRRKTYAGYQTL
- the LAMP2 gene encoding lysosome-associated membrane glycoprotein 2 isoform X3 — its product is MDTPRSRRRLTPPLLACLLLLPLLLDGLVVFQTYAVDVEVKDESNVSCLYAKWMLKLSIMYEGTDEYKTSTFMLPDDVSYVGTSCGNKTSGPVLSIEFGEGNSWAIHFTKTKDTYQGVTTFTYNTGDTVLFPDAKKKERVTVSTNFPANPVKLNTAFSCGTEDAVKSDNVTQTFLNVTLQAFLQDGRLSSQQTLCDNDVTMSTSSPVVGEARSAQLVSTAGTPDLNATGPSSPPSPSVPPEEKPGTGSYTVKSGEVTCLLANLGLQLNITQQIPLIINFNPNTTLASGHCGQTTAALQLSDGSKKVDFLFAVRNATSEKFYLKGVDIAIVGSKNATLSATNHSLNYWETTLGNSYLCRKEESIIVIPGYKVNIFDLKIQPFEVEEGQFSAAGDCIPEVDTFLVPLHMAVALIGLVWLVVMG
- the LAMP2 gene encoding lysosome-associated membrane glycoprotein 2 isoform X1, giving the protein MDTPRSRRRLTPPLLACLLLLPLLLDGLVVFQTYAVDVEVKDESNVSCLYAKWMLKLSIMYEGTDEYKTSTFMLPDDVSYVGTSCGNKTSGPVLSIEFGEGNSWAIHFTKTKDTYQGVTTFTYNTGDTVLFPDAKKKERVTVSTNFPANPVKLNTAFSCGTEDAVKSDNVTQTFLNVTLQAFLQDGRLSSQQTLCDNDVTMSTSSPVVGEARSAQLVSTAGTPDLNATGPSSPPSPSVPPEEKPGTGSYTVKSGEVTCLLANLGLQLNITQQIPLIINFNPNTTLASGHCGQTTAALQLSDGSKKVDFLFAVRNATSEKFYLKGVDIAIVGSKNATLSATNHSLNYWETTLGNSYLCRKEESIIVIPGYKVNIFDLKIQPFEVEEGQFSAAQECSLDDDTILIPIIVGAALAGLIVIIVTTYLIGRRKTYAGYQTL